In Burkholderia gladioli, a genomic segment contains:
- a CDS encoding polyketide cyclase: MRDCASYFDMIAASCAEIEAWLAGTDRGEAALDALMARFAPSFTMVGTDGSQLDRAATRALFARLAGVKPGLAISFSAMRVIAAWDGGAAIGYDEHQRDASGPLRSRRSTAVLAREAGDGSAGSEIRWVHLQETWVTA; the protein is encoded by the coding sequence ATGCGCGATTGCGCTTCCTACTTCGACATGATCGCGGCGAGCTGCGCCGAGATCGAGGCCTGGCTGGCCGGCACCGATCGCGGCGAGGCCGCGCTCGACGCGCTGATGGCGCGCTTCGCGCCGTCCTTCACGATGGTCGGCACCGACGGCTCGCAGCTCGACCGGGCCGCCACGCGCGCGCTGTTCGCGCGGCTGGCCGGCGTCAAGCCGGGGCTCGCGATCAGCTTCTCGGCGATGCGCGTGATTGCCGCCTGGGACGGCGGCGCGGCGATCGGCTATGACGAGCACCAGCGCGATGCGAGCGGCCCGCTGCGCTCGCGGCGCTCGACGGCGGTGCTCGCGCGCGAGGCGGGCGACGGATCGGCCGGCAGCGAGATCCGCTGGGTCCATCTGCAGGAGACCTGGGTCACGGCCTGA